The genomic region GAACAGTCGCGGCTCGTGGAACAGGCCGCTGGTGAGCGCCACCAGTTCGGCGTGCTCGGGGTCGACCGCCTTGGCGAACACCGCCGTCGGCCCTGACCCCGCCGAGTACCGCAGCGCCAACCGGGCGCGCCGATTGGTGCCGTCGTCGCGCGAGGCGACGGTGACACTGTCGACCGTGGCGCCCGGAAAGTGCCCGGCGAGCGCCGCGGTCATCCAGCTCGGCGTGATTTCCTCCCAGCTACGGGGAAGGGACAACTCCGCTGCGGTCACGGGTGCGTCACTTCAGGCAGCTGCCGCCGTCGACGGGCAGCGTCACACCGGTGATGTAGCGGCTTTCGTCGGAAGCCAGGAACAACACGGCGTTGGCGATGTCCTCGGGCTCGACCCACCCGATCGGCAGCGTGTGCATCATCTGGCCGACCACCTTCATGTCATCGGGACCCGGGTTCTCGAGATCGGGACGGAACAGCTTCATGGTGCCCTCGTTCATGAACAGCGGGGTGTTCACGTTGGTCGGGTGCACGGAGTTGACGCGGATGTTCTGGGCGCCGAGTTCGACGGCGAACGTCCGCATCAGACCGACGACGCCGTGCTTGGCGGCGACGTAGTGGCCGGTGTGCGGGTATGCCTTGAGGCCGCCGACCGAACTGGTCAGGATGATCGAGCCGCCGCGGCCGCCGGCCAGCATGTGGGGCACACCAGCTTTCACGGTCTTCCACACACCGCCGAGGTTGACGTCGATCATGTCGGTCCAGTCGCCCTCGCTGGTCTTGTCCAACGTTTCACCGCCATTGCCGATGCCGGCGTTGGCGACGATGATGTCGAGCCGACCCAGCTGTTCGACACCGGTGTCGACGGCGGCCTTCAGCGCGTCGAAGTCGCGCGTGTCGACCTCGGCGGTGTAGATGCGGCGATTGTGGCCCTTGACCAGATCTGCGGTTTCTGCCAGATCCTCGGGCGTCGACAACGGAATTCGCACGCTGTCGATCTGTCGACAGATGTCGACAGCGATGATGTCGGCACCCTCCTGCGCCAGCCGCACCGCGTGCGCGCGGCCCTGGCCGCGGGCGGCGCCGGTGATGAAAGCGACCTTGCCTTCTACACGTCCAGTCATTGGTTTCCTCAATTCTTCGTTCTTGCAGGGGATCACAGAAGATTGGCGGGCATCGACTCCCAGCCGCGAACGGTTGAGGTCGGCGACAGCTTTGCGTTGGCCAGATCGACGTCCCAGTCAGGGAAGCGCTTGAGGATTTCCTCCAAGGCGATGCGGCCCTCGAGCCGCGCGAGGGCGGAACCGAGGCAGTAGTGGGTGCCGACGCTGAATGCCAAGTGTTGACGACTCTTTCGATGGATGTCGAACGCGTCACCGTCCGGGGGGAATTGGCGGTGGTCGCGGACAGCGGCGCCGATCAACATCATCATCACGCTGCCCTCTGGCACCGTCCTACCGTAGAGCTCGACATCGCGGGTGGCGTATCGGGCCACATGCGGGGCGGGCGGCTCGAACCGCAGCAACTCCTCGATCGCCTGGGGGACCAGCGCGGGATTGTTCGCGAGTTCACGGCGCTGTGCCGGGTGTTCGGCAAGTACCTTGCCTGCCCAGCCGATCAGTCGGGTCGTCGTCTCGTTACCCGCGCCGGCCACCACGTTGAGGTACGTCAGCAGTTCCTGGCGAGTCAGGCGACGGGTGACACCGGTCTCGTCCACGAATTCCGCGTTCAACAGCTCGGTCATGATGTCATCGGACGGGTGGTCGATCCGCCAGTCGATGTAGGCCTCGAAGAGCTCGCCGACGGCGAACTCGGTTCCCGCTTTCATGGGTTTGCCGGCCTCTGTGCGCAGTTGGTCGTTCGCGTGGTCGCGGATCGTCTCTTGATCGTCCGCCGGGATGCCCAACAGCGCGCTGATCACCTTCATCGGCATCTGGGCGCCGAGGTCGGCGACGAAGTCGAATTGATTAGCGCCGATCAGCGGGTCCAGACTCTGTGCGCAGTACTCGCGGATGATCGGTTCGAGAGCGTGGATCTTGCGGGGGGTGAACATTTGGGCGAGCAGCTTGCGGTGGATGTCATGAATCGGCGGGTCCTCGAAAATGACTGTGCCGGGAGGCATCTCCAGGTTCGCCTTGATCAGTTCGAGAATCGCGCCCCGGGCCGAACTGAATGTCTCCCAATCGACCAGGGCCTTGTTGACATCGGCGAAGCGGCTGACCGCGTAGAAGTCGTGTTGCTCGTTGTAGTACAGCGGCTGCTCCTCACGGAGCCGCCGAAACATCGGGTAAGGATCGGCGTTCAGCTCGACGTCGTACGGATCGAAGTAGACGGCGTCAATGGCCGGGCGGTGCTCAGCACTGATCGTCACGGGTCGCCTCTCGCCAGACCGGGGTCGCGTAAGACATAGGGCAGCTGGATGTCTCACAACTCTGGCATCCGTCATACGAACGTGTCAACAAGAGACTCATTCTTGACAATTTGTACTCTCTGCTTAGGAGAATGTTCTTCTCAAGCAGCGCTTGAAGTCGAAAACACCGATGAGCTCGGTTCGCGAGGGGCGCGACGGCCCGACTCCCCGCAGGAAGACGTCGACGCGCCGGGCGGCCTGGGGGTCGTCGAGTGAGAACCTAGTTCTCAGAAGCAAGAACGCGATTCTTGAGCTAGTCGGCTGCGAATCCGTGCGAACAGAAATCCCAGACTTCGTCGGCCGTGATGGGATGGGCCGTGCCGTCCCCGGCCTCGCCACTGGACTGTGCCACGAACATGACTGTCTGCATCGTCATGGCGGCCATCCGCTTCGCGTTGATGCCGTCCCGCAGTTGACCTGCGGCGCTGGCCGCTTCCATGAGCTCGGTGAGCAAGGCCAGCAGCGGTGCGTGAGCGATTTTCACTTCCGACGGGTGCGACAGCAGCAGGCGCGGCGCGAAGTCGGTGAACAGCGGGCGCTTGGCGGTCGGGTCGGGACGCGACGACTCGAAGAGCAGTGTGACGGCGACCTTGAGCCGCTCGATCGGCTCGTCCTCGGTGGTCGTGGCGGCGCGGATCTGATCCGCCGAACGGCTCAGTGCGTCTTCGAACAACGCCAGCAACAGTTCGTGTTTCCCGTCGAACTGCAGGTAGAAGCTGCGCAGCGACTGCCGCGACCGGTCAACGACTTCCTGCACGGTGAAGTCCGTGCTGCCCTTCTCGATGATGATGGCCTGGGCGGCGTCGAGGAACCGCTGCACCCGCTGCGCGGCCCGGAGCTTCGCGGTCTTGATCGACCGCTCGACCGCGCGCTGCTTCCAGGCCGGCTCTTCGCTGGGGGTCGTCACCGGCGGCTCAGACGCCGACCGACTGGGGAGAACATGGACTGACTGTACCGGAGAACGCCTTGCCATTGCGGTCCTCGACCCCCTCGCGGCCAACGTGTCAGAGATTGTAACTTGCGCACCATGAGAATAGTATTCTCGTTTTCGAGATAATAGAAGCCCTACATAATTTTCACTGGCGGGAGGCCCCGTGCAGCTCACTTTCGACACCGACGTCGAGGCGTTCCGCGCCGAGTTCAACACCTTCCTGGATGAACATCTTCCGCCCGACGCCGTCGCGTTGGCGCGGTCCGGGTCGAGCAGCGACGTTCCCGGCTGGGCCCGTGCCTGGCAGCGGCTGATGTTCGACAACGGCTGGCTGCTTCCGGGTTACCCGCCGGAGTTCGGCGGGCGTAACGCGACGATCCTGCAGCAGTACGTGCATCAGCAGGAGCTTGCGCGTCGGCGCGCTTACCTGACGTACAACCCGCAGGGCGTCGGCATCATCTCCGCCTCGCTGATCTCGTTCGGCACTCTCGAGCAGCAACGGCGCTGGGCGGTGCCGATCCTGCGTGCCGACATCACCGCGTCGTTGGGGATGAGCGAACCCGGCGCCGGCTCGGATCTGGCGTCCCTGCGCACGAGGGCTGAGTTGGTCTCGGACGCCGACGGGCCCTACTTCGTCGTCAACGGGCAGAAGGTGTGGACCTCGGGTGCGCACGACGCCGACGTGCTGTTGACGTTCGTCCGCACCGATCCGGACGCCGCCAAGCACAAGGGCATCAGCGTGCTGATGATCCCGACCGATCTGCCCGGCGTGGTGCGACGGCCGTTCGCGTCGGTGTGCGACCGGGGTGACCTGGACTTCAACGAGGTCTTCTTCAACGACGTCCGGGTCCCTGCGGAGAACCTCGTCGGTCCGCTGAACGAGGGCTGGCGGGTCGCCAACGGATCGCTCGGCCATGAGCGGAACATGTTGTGGCTGAGCTACGCCGACCGCCTGCAGGAGTTGGTCGAGGATTTCGTGCCCTCCTCTGCGCTGGACCGTGACCGCTACGCCGGCCTGGTGATGGACAACCAGGCGTTGCGCCTGCTCGGCTCGGTGGCGCTGGCCCGCGCCGCGCGAGGCGAAGAGGACGTTCCCGCGCTGAGCGTGCTCAAACTTCTCGGTTCCGAGGCGTCTCAGTCGGCGACGGAGTACGCGCTGTCGGCGATGGGCGCCGACGGGCTGAACCACCCGGACTTCTCGGGCCCGTACAGCGCGCAGCACCTCGACTTGTACCGCAGCGGCTGGTTCGAACGCTACGTCCGTACCTTCGGTGGCACCATCGCCGGTGGCACGTCGGAGATCCAACGCAACATCATCGCCCAGCGCCTGCTGGGCCTGCCCCGCAAGTAGAAGGACTGGGTCATGTACATCGACTACGAGGTCAGCGACCGCATCGCGACCATCACGCTGAACCGCCCGGAGGCCGCCAACGCCCAGAATCCCGAGCTGCTCGACGAACTCGACGCCGCATGGACGCGCGCCGCCGAGGACAACGACGTCTCGGTGATCGTGTTGCGCGCCAACGGCAAACACTTCTCGGCGGGCCATGACATGCGGGGCGGCGGGCCGGTACCGGACAAGATCACGCTCGAGTTCATCATCCAGCACGAGGCCAAGCGCTACCTGGAGTACACGTTGCGTTGGCGCAACGTGCCCAAGCCGTCGATCGCCGCGGTGCAGGGCCGGTGTATCTCCGGCGGTCTGCTGTTGTGCTGGCCGTGTGACCTCATCGTCGCCGCCGACGACGCGCAGTTCTCCGACCCGGTGGTGCTGATGGGCATCGGTGGCGTCGAATACCACGGGCACACCTGGGAGTTGGGCCCGCGCAAGGCCAAGGAGATCCTGTTCACCGGCCGGGCGATGACGGCCGAGGAGGTCGCGGCGACCGGCATGGTGAACCGGGTGGTGCCCCGCGACCAACTGGACACCGAGACGCGTGCGCTGGCCGAGCAGATCGCCAAGATGTCGCCGTTCGCGTTGCGACAGGCCAAGCGCGCGGTCAACCAGACGCTCGACGTGCAGGGCTTCTACGCGGCGATCCAGTCGGTGTTCGACATCCATCAGACCGGTCACGGCAACGCCCTGAGCGTGAGCGGATGGCCGGTGCTGGTGAACCTGGACGAGATGAAAGCCAACATCAAGTAGGTATGTGGCCTCCTCGGCGCGAGCGTGCGTGTCTGCACCCGACACGCCCTGGAATTGCGGCATGTTACGCACCGTCAGGCGGCGCGGGCGTGCGCGATCTGCTGGTTGACGCGTGCCACGAAGTCCCACGCCCGATGGCGGACATCGTCGGAGACGATCGAGATAACGGTCCAGCCGACGTCCTGCAGCGCCAGTCGCCGGCGGCGGTCGTTGCGCACCGCGTCCGGGTTGGCGTGCCAGTCGACGCCGTCGTACTCGACGGCCACGCGGCAGTCGGGCCAGGCGAAGTCGAGGCGCCGGAGTTCACCGTTTCCGTCGACGACCTCATACTGCAATTCCGGCATCTGCAACCCACCGTCGATCATCACCAGGCGCGCCTCGCTCTCCATCGGCGACTCCGCGCGTGCGTCGGCAAGGGGCAATAGCTCGCGAACGGCAACGATCCCGCGGCGGCCGCTCTGTGACGTTGCGGCGCGCCACATCTCGGCGCATGAACAGCGCCCGGAGCGCAACGCGGCGTCGAGGGTGGCCAAGGCGCGGGGGCGACGCAGACCGCGGGCCACCTCGACAGCCGTCCATGCCGGCGCGGTCGCGGGCCGGTCGGCCGCCATGACCAGCGGTGCACCCTCGCGCCGGTGCACGACGAGGCCGTCGACGGGACGCAACTGGTGGTGCGGCGGATTCAGCACGTGCAACTCGGGTGGCTGTTCGGTGTCGAAGCCGTGAACCGCTGCCGCGGTGGCCAAGCACACCGCGACGGTAGTCCCAGTCGTCAGGTCGAGGCCCCGCAATCGCAGTTGGTCGGTCGGCTCGCCGAGGCAGTAGACTCCTTGCCAGATTCGTTCGACTGCTCGCCGTTTCAGTACGGCCTCGAACTCGTACCTCGACACGATCGCCAGGATCTGGCCGCTGGTGGCCACTCCGCCCTGCTGGTCGAACAGGCGCTGCAAGGTTGCATCCACGGCAGCAATCGTCGAACCGATCGGTGGGTGCGCGATGCAGCAGCGGGCTCAGTTGTGGATAGATTCGCAGTTGTGCACATTCACATTGACGCGAACGTGCGCACAGTGCTGACATTCCGCGGCGTGTCGGGTCCAAACACGCACGCTCGCGGAAAAAAGGGGGGAGGCGCGCTACAAGTACGCCAGGCGGGGAGCTGAGCCGCGGGCCCGCAGGCCCGCTCCGGCCCGGCGGGTGAGTTCCCGTGAGCTGCCCAACAATCCGTCGAGCACCAGCGCCCGCTTCACGTGCACGTGCAGGTCGTGCTCTTCGGTGAACCCGATGCCGCCCAGCACCTGCTGGCAGTGCTTGGCCGCGGTGAGCGCGGCTCTGCCCGCGGCGGCCTTGGCCAGCATCGCCGTCAGGTCCGGACTCTCGTCACCGGGCAGGCGCAGCGTCGCCTCGGCGCCCTCGATGGCCACCAGCGTCTCGGCCAACCGGTGCCGCACCGCTTGGAAGCTCGCGATCGGCTTGCCGAACTGCACCCGGTCCAGTGCGTGTCGGCGGGCCAGTGTCAACATCGCCTTGGCCGAACCGACCAGCCACCAACCCGCGGCGCGGCGGGCCTCGCCCATCCGCATCAGCTGCCCGTCGGGGACGCGGTGCAGCGGCAACCCGCCCAGAGTCGGGTCGGGCACACTCGTGCGGCTCCACACCACCCAGTCGCCGCCGGCGTACGGCATCGGAGGTGTCCCGCCGGGCTCGGCGCCGATGGTCTCGAGCAGCACATCGTTGAGAATCGAAGCGTGCGAACCGGTTTCGCCCATCAGCCGGAACACCAGCGGGATCGCCTGATCCGGTATGTCGGAGAGCATGTCGGCCCAGCCGAGTTCGGCCAGCGCCGCATCGAGGTCGGCGCCGGAGGCCGACAACATGGTCTTGCGGAGTCCGTCTTCGAGCATGCCGAGTGAGTCGGCGTCAGAACCGGTGTGCACTCCTCACTCCTTCCCTAGGTCGAGCAGGCGGCGGGCGATGATATTGCGCTGCACCTCGGCGGTGCCGCCGTAGATGGTGGCCGCGCGCGAGTACAGATACTCGGTGCGCCATGGGGAGTCGTCGAGTTCGATGACGCCCGGCAGCAGATCGCGGGCGGTGTCGTACAGGCGTTGTTCGGCACCGGCCAGCAGGACCTTGTCGATCG from Mycobacterium sp. IDR2000157661 harbors:
- a CDS encoding mycofactocin-coupled SDR family oxidoreductase, whose amino-acid sequence is MTGRVEGKVAFITGAARGQGRAHAVRLAQEGADIIAVDICRQIDSVRIPLSTPEDLAETADLVKGHNRRIYTAEVDTRDFDALKAAVDTGVEQLGRLDIIVANAGIGNGGETLDKTSEGDWTDMIDVNLGGVWKTVKAGVPHMLAGGRGGSIILTSSVGGLKAYPHTGHYVAAKHGVVGLMRTFAVELGAQNIRVNSVHPTNVNTPLFMNEGTMKLFRPDLENPGPDDMKVVGQMMHTLPIGWVEPEDIANAVLFLASDESRYITGVTLPVDGGSCLK
- a CDS encoding cytochrome P450, whose product is MFRRLREEQPLYYNEQHDFYAVSRFADVNKALVDWETFSSARGAILELIKANLEMPPGTVIFEDPPIHDIHRKLLAQMFTPRKIHALEPIIREYCAQSLDPLIGANQFDFVADLGAQMPMKVISALLGIPADDQETIRDHANDQLRTEAGKPMKAGTEFAVGELFEAYIDWRIDHPSDDIMTELLNAEFVDETGVTRRLTRQELLTYLNVVAGAGNETTTRLIGWAGKVLAEHPAQRRELANNPALVPQAIEELLRFEPPAPHVARYATRDVELYGRTVPEGSVMMMLIGAAVRDHRQFPPDGDAFDIHRKSRQHLAFSVGTHYCLGSALARLEGRIALEEILKRFPDWDVDLANAKLSPTSTVRGWESMPANLL
- a CDS encoding TetR/AcrR family transcriptional regulator, which gives rise to MARRSPVQSVHVLPSRSASEPPVTTPSEEPAWKQRAVERSIKTAKLRAAQRVQRFLDAAQAIIIEKGSTDFTVQEVVDRSRQSLRSFYLQFDGKHELLLALFEDALSRSADQIRAATTTEDEPIERLKVAVTLLFESSRPDPTAKRPLFTDFAPRLLLSHPSEVKIAHAPLLALLTELMEAASAAGQLRDGINAKRMAAMTMQTVMFVAQSSGEAGDGTAHPITADEVWDFCSHGFAAD
- a CDS encoding acyl-CoA dehydrogenase family protein, which produces MQLTFDTDVEAFRAEFNTFLDEHLPPDAVALARSGSSSDVPGWARAWQRLMFDNGWLLPGYPPEFGGRNATILQQYVHQQELARRRAYLTYNPQGVGIISASLISFGTLEQQRRWAVPILRADITASLGMSEPGAGSDLASLRTRAELVSDADGPYFVVNGQKVWTSGAHDADVLLTFVRTDPDAAKHKGISVLMIPTDLPGVVRRPFASVCDRGDLDFNEVFFNDVRVPAENLVGPLNEGWRVANGSLGHERNMLWLSYADRLQELVEDFVPSSALDRDRYAGLVMDNQALRLLGSVALARAARGEEDVPALSVLKLLGSEASQSATEYALSAMGADGLNHPDFSGPYSAQHLDLYRSGWFERYVRTFGGTIAGGTSEIQRNIIAQRLLGLPRK
- a CDS encoding enoyl-CoA hydratase, whose product is MYIDYEVSDRIATITLNRPEAANAQNPELLDELDAAWTRAAEDNDVSVIVLRANGKHFSAGHDMRGGGPVPDKITLEFIIQHEAKRYLEYTLRWRNVPKPSIAAVQGRCISGGLLLCWPCDLIVAADDAQFSDPVVLMGIGGVEYHGHTWELGPRKAKEILFTGRAMTAEEVAATGMVNRVVPRDQLDTETRALAEQIAKMSPFALRQAKRAVNQTLDVQGFYAAIQSVFDIHQTGHGNALSVSGWPVLVNLDEMKANIK
- a CDS encoding acyl-CoA dehydrogenase family protein, which gives rise to MLEDGLRKTMLSASGADLDAALAELGWADMLSDIPDQAIPLVFRLMGETGSHASILNDVLLETIGAEPGGTPPMPYAGGDWVVWSRTSVPDPTLGGLPLHRVPDGQLMRMGEARRAAGWWLVGSAKAMLTLARRHALDRVQFGKPIASFQAVRHRLAETLVAIEGAEATLRLPGDESPDLTAMLAKAAAGRAALTAAKHCQQVLGGIGFTEEHDLHVHVKRALVLDGLLGSSRELTRRAGAGLRARGSAPRLAYL